In one Bombyx mori chromosome 4, ASM3026992v2 genomic region, the following are encoded:
- the LOC101744902 gene encoding uncharacterized protein LOC101744902 isoform X1: MASPDPPLPTHYIQILEPAQEPTGTLRDRLNQLSACEINTKVTYDVCSVLSPPRNKILELLRPEDPGRDALEAIVRPIPRRGLTRPLDEDTKRFLHRALQPPSTYRPETTKQEPKVETKTCDSNAERSLAEELREAEEDVGKERKHWLRDFRKRGESFRGAAEREQMGKLALSVEDDEEEDGLSAAARKIDALLAESRELHEELAGIHEDLQVQSARACRCVAAARALNDESRALRYLDDVVALLKGDVATTLRTRAWPFAIGRRQPDRNYII; the protein is encoded by the exons ATGGCCTCCCCCGACCCCCCGCTGCCCACCCACTATATTCAGATCCTGGAGCCCGCCCAGGAACCGACGGGCACTCTTCGCGACCGCCTCAACCAATTAAGTGCATGTGAAATTAATACTAAAGTGACTTACGACGTGTGCTCGGTGTTGTCCCCGCCAAGGAATAAGATCCTGGAGCTTCTACGTCCTGAAGACCCGGGTCGGGATGCGCTAGAGGCCATCGTGAGACCCATACCCCGGCGCGGCCTCACCCGGCCTCTGGATGAAGACACGAAACGGTTCCTGCATAGAGCACTGCAACCGCCCAGCACTTATAGACCGGAGACTACGAAACAAGAGCCTAAAGTTGAAACGAAAACTTGCGATTCGAACGCTGAACGATCTCTCGCCGAAGAACTGAGAGAAGCAGAAGAAGATGTAGGTAAAGAACGGAAACACTGGTTACGCGACTTCAGGAAACGCGGTGAAAGTTTCCGTGGAGCCGCAGAAAGAGAACAAATGGGAAAGTTGGCTTTGTCAGTGGAAGATGATGAAGAGGAAGACGGGCTGTCTGCTGCCGCTAGGAAAATCGACGCATTATTGGCTGAGTCGCGAGAGCTGCACGAGGAACTGGCGGGGATCCATGAAGACCTGCAG GTGCAATCAGCGCGTGCGTGCCGCTGCGTGGCGGCTGCCCGCGCCTTGAACGACGAGTCCAGAGCTCTACGGTACCTGGACGATGTGGTCGCACTGCTCAAGGGTGATGTAGCCACGACCTTGAGAACCAGAGCCTGGCCCTTCGCTATAGGCAGGAGACAGCCTGATcggaattatattatttaa
- the LOC101744902 gene encoding uncharacterized protein LOC101744902 isoform X2 — protein MASPDPPLPTHYIQILEPAQEPTGTLRDRLNQLSACEINTKVTYDVCSVLSPPRNKILELLRPEDPGRDALEAIVRPIPRRGLTRPLDEDTKRFLHRALQPPSTYRPETTKQEPKVETKTCDSNAERSLAEELREAEEDVGKERKHWLRDFRKRGESFRGAAEREQMGKLALSVEDDEEEDGLSAAARKIDALLAESRELHEELAGIHEDLQVVLTPH, from the coding sequence ATGGCCTCCCCCGACCCCCCGCTGCCCACCCACTATATTCAGATCCTGGAGCCCGCCCAGGAACCGACGGGCACTCTTCGCGACCGCCTCAACCAATTAAGTGCATGTGAAATTAATACTAAAGTGACTTACGACGTGTGCTCGGTGTTGTCCCCGCCAAGGAATAAGATCCTGGAGCTTCTACGTCCTGAAGACCCGGGTCGGGATGCGCTAGAGGCCATCGTGAGACCCATACCCCGGCGCGGCCTCACCCGGCCTCTGGATGAAGACACGAAACGGTTCCTGCATAGAGCACTGCAACCGCCCAGCACTTATAGACCGGAGACTACGAAACAAGAGCCTAAAGTTGAAACGAAAACTTGCGATTCGAACGCTGAACGATCTCTCGCCGAAGAACTGAGAGAAGCAGAAGAAGATGTAGGTAAAGAACGGAAACACTGGTTACGCGACTTCAGGAAACGCGGTGAAAGTTTCCGTGGAGCCGCAGAAAGAGAACAAATGGGAAAGTTGGCTTTGTCAGTGGAAGATGATGAAGAGGAAGACGGGCTGTCTGCTGCCGCTAGGAAAATCGACGCATTATTGGCTGAGTCGCGAGAGCTGCACGAGGAACTGGCGGGGATCCATGAAGACCTGCAG
- the LOC110385710 gene encoding maltase A3, which translates to MLLVTLVILAALNCTLGQGGWWKNAVYYRIMVDSFKDGDGDGLGDLIGVTKQISYIRAIGADAVIISPISSRSKDCSAPGVMDHTAIDNRYGDMDVFNEFLQKAKRIELKVVITLPLSTISTASEWFRSSVDGVPEYEDHVVWRHGNYDTSSEDKNVSWTWNERRNAYWGGASNEALLNLCLSSVVAILSSAQCAWLRRGIDGVLINPDYLLDQKCGEDLLKKLAADSLSCRRGAGLDMPVILVETSLNPLEAARYYGNRGPGASSIVSGAMTDVSQLSTTKVGIDVQSALLTAVTDSVPTWMTSTSNGNHITSRIGTDLVDAVNLLALMLPGATLIHQGDELGVADTILEWATSTNCWPNQASPSLTPFPWDESISAGFTTGDPWLPLPPNYRYANAKMEFSNEFSHAGVLKVAAALRKSPAMGPHSEIKRLNGALAVLRWGGQGTLLVISNLDRDQTEVQPSMIPGLPTEMTVAINSAGSRLSTGAHVALEKSVSLAPGETILLIGGPRHCGGPGPVDKITNKLTEGWQKINKYFSNL; encoded by the exons ATGTTGCTTGTGACACTGGTTATTTTAGCTGCACTGAATTGCACTCTAGGACAGGGAGGATGGTGGAAAAATGCTGTTTACTACAGAATCATGGTGGACTCCTTCAAAGACGGAGATGGAGACGGTCTGGGAGATCTTATAG GCGTGACAAAACAAATCAGTTACATACGTGCAATAGGTGCTGATGCCGTCATTATATCTCCTATTTCCTCTAGAAGTAAGGACTGCTCCGCTCCTGGAGTGATGGACCATACAGCTATAGATAATAGATACGGAGACATGGATGTCTTTAACGAGTTCTTACAAAAGGCAAAGAGAATCG AACTTAAAGTTGTAATAACTTTACCGCTGTCCACAATTAGTACTGCCTCGGAATGGTTCAGGTCTAGTGTTGACGGCGTCCCAGAATATGAGGATCACGTCGTCTGGAGACACGGAAACTACGATACATCTTCAGAA GATAAAAATGTATCCTGGACATGGAACGAAAGACGTAACGCTTATTGGGGAGGTGCGAGCAATGAGGCTTTGCTGAATCTCTGCTTAAGCAGTGTAGTTGCCATCCTATCTTCAGCACAATGCGCTTGGCTCCGACGTGGTATAGACGGAGTACTAATCAACCCAGATTACTTGCTAGACCAGAAATGTGGCGAAGACTTACTGAAGAAACTAGCTGCTGATTCTTTGAGTTGTAGACGCGGTGCTGGGTTGGACATGCC agtAATTTTAGTAGAGACTTCTCTGAACCCGCTAGAAGCAGCAAGGTATTATGGTAACCGAGGACCCGGGGCAAGCAGTATTGTAAGTGGAGCGATGACGGATGTAAGCCAACTGTCAACTACTAAAGTAGGCATAGACGTACAGTCAGCTCTACTGACTGCCGTAACGGATTCGGTGCCGACTTGGATG ACATCAACAAGCAATGGAAACCATATTACCTCACGTATCGGAACCGACCTGGTCGACGCTGTCAATCTTTTAGCTTTAATGCTACCAGGAGCAACCCTCATACACCAAGGAGACGAACTGGGAGTAGCCGATACTATACTGGAATGGGCAACTTCCACCAACTGTTGGCCCAACCAAGCGTCTCCTTCATTAACGCCTTTTCCTTGGGACGAATCAATCAGCGCTGGTTTTACAACAGGAGATCCCTGGCTTCCACTGCCTCCGAATTATAGATATGCTAATGCAAAGATGGAATTTAGTAATGAATTCAGTCACGCTGGGGTTTTGAAAGTGGCAGCCGCATTGAGAAAGTCCCCAGCAATGGGTCCGCACTCAGAA ATTAAACGGTTGAATGGTGCATTAGCTGTGCTGAGGTGGGGAGGTCAAGGAACTCTGCTCGTGATCTCCAATCTAGACCGCGACCAAACCGAAGTGCAGCCATCTATGATTCCTGGCCTTCCAACCGAAATGACTGTCGCCATCAACTCTGCTGGGTCTAGACTATCAACAGGGGCTCACGTGGCACTGGAGAAATCTGTGTCGTTAGCTCCTGGTGAGACGATACTCCTAATTGGAGGACCAAGACATTGCGGAGGACCTGGTCCGGTCGACAAGATCACTAACAAATTAACCGAAGGCTGgcagaaaattaataaatatttcagcaatttataa